In Oncorhynchus nerka isolate Pitt River linkage group LG21, Oner_Uvic_2.0, whole genome shotgun sequence, the following are encoded in one genomic region:
- the LOC135563659 gene encoding G1/S-specific cyclin-D2-like → MSVSLWCEEEVRGQQGQGAQQGQARGHSQLRAPWDPSVSGQRIIQRLLQVEERYLPSALYVALIQREPERREELAKWAMEVCCERGCDETVFPLSVSMLDCFLSASLSLPVSPYCLAAACILIASKLTECDTISTDSLCAAAEYSFLPSNIREMERVILATLRWDVAAVTAQDFIPHFLPPVGERKDGKTDTEEFFSTLRRHSDTLVAMCVCDYRFLGAPPSLVAAAALNSALRGLGNKGPGHLGHMSATLAELCQTDLMVLQCYSELIEAALKQRLRGGLQDSAMEKDGEIEDERAGTPTDMREIDF, encoded by the exons atgtctgtgtctctgtggtgtGAGGAGGAAGTCCGAGGCCAGCAAGGCCAGGGAGCCCAgcagggccaggccaggggccaTTCACAGCTCCGGGCCCCCTGGGACCCCAGTGTGTCTGGGCAGCGGATCATCCAGAGGCTGCTACAGGTGGAGGAGAGATATCTGCCCTCCGCCCTCTACGTCGCCCTCATTCAGAGAGAGCCGGAGCGCAGAGAGGAGCTCGCCAAGTGGGCTATGGAA GTATGCTGTGAGCGTGGCTGTGACGAAACAGtgtttcccctgtctgtctctatgttggACTGcttcctgtctgcctccctgtctctccctgtctcacccTACTGCCTGGCTGCAGCCTGCATCCTCATCGCCTCCAAACTAACAGAGTGTGACACAATCTCTACTGACTCTCTTTGTGCTGCAGCTGAGTACAGCTTCCTGCCCTCCAACATACGG GAGATGGAACGTGTCATCCTTGCCACTCTTCGATGGGACGTTGCTGCGGTAACTGCTCAGGACTTCATTCCACATTTCCTTCCCCCTGTaggggagaggaaggatggaaagacagacacagaggagtTCTTCTCCACACTGCGTCGGCATAGTGACACCCTGGTTGCCATGTGTGTCTGCGACTACCGTTTCCTGGGAGCCCCTCCATCCCTGGTTGCTGCGGCAGCGCTGAACTCTGCCCTCCGAGGTTTGGGCAACAAGGGTCCAGGTCATCTGGGTCATATGAGTGCTACACTGGCAGAACTGTGTCAGACTGACCTG ATGGTGTTGCAGTGTTACAGTGAATTGATAGAAGCTGCCCTCAAACAACGGCTCAGAGGTGGACTCCAAGACAGTGCCatggagaaggatggagaaaTAGAGGATGAAAGAGCAGGCACTCCTACTGATATGAGAGAGATTGATTTCTAA
- the LOC115110741 gene encoding nucleobindin-2-like, giving the protein MNLDPGWLLLLSMSLEVWSVPLDRNATPQEAHSPQEDKQEDNVDTGLYYDRYLREVIEVLETDPHFREKLQTANTEDIKNGRLSKELDLVGHHVRTRLDELKRQEVSRLRMLLKAKLDSTNTQSLQMDHASLLKQFEHLDPHNQNTFEAKDLELLISTATKDLENYDAERHDEFKRYEMLKEHERREYLKGLDQEKREKEEKRMEELKDKHRKHPKVNAPGSVAQLREVWKETDGLDPTEFNPKTFFKLHDANGDGVLDEQELEALFAKELEKVYDPKNEEDDMMEMEEERLRMREHVMKNVDINQDRLVSLEEFLKSTDKKEFNNPKEWDTLDDTKPVFTEAELQRFEAELHTKEEELGRRAESLRQEQDLLKERGKALEAQRREYQQAVLEMSQRKEKQAVEGQPPTGPNGELQFHQEMQKLEDQGAKAPVEQEVQEAQNNLPAEPPQNLPIHT; this is encoded by the exons ATGAACCTGGATCCTGGCTGGCTGCTGCTCCTATCCATGTCTCTGGAGGTTTGGTCAGTGCCCCTGGACCGCAATGCAACCCCCCAGGAAGCACATTCTCCCCAGGAGGACAAACAGGAGGATAATGTG GACACAGGCCTATACTATGACCGGTATCTGAGAGAGGTGATTGAGGTGCTGGAGACAGATCCCCACTTCAGAGAGAAACTCCAGACTGCCAATACAGAGGACATCaag AATGGTCGTCTCAGTAAGGAGCTGGACCTTGTGGGGCACCATGTTAGAACTCGTCTGGATGAGCTGAAGAGACAGGAGGTGTCTCGCCTCAGGATGCTGCTCAAAGCCAAACTGGACAGCACCAACACACAGA GTTTACAGATGGACCATGCCTCTCTGTTGAAGCAGTTTGAACACCTGGATCCACACAATCAGAACACCTTTGAGGCCAAAGACCTTGAGCTGCTCATCTCAACG GCCACTAAAGACCTAGAGAACTACGATGCAGAGAGACATGATGAGTTCAAACGCTATGAGATGCTGAAGGAGCACGAGAGACGGGAGTACCTCAAGGGTCTGgaccaggagaagagagagaaggaggagaagaggatggaggagcTGAAGGATAAACACCGCAAGCACCCCAAGGTCAACGCTccg GGCAGTGTAGCTCAACTGCGTGAGGTATGGAAGGAGACTGATGGACTGGACCCAACAGAGTTTAACCCAAAGACCTTCTTCAAACTGCATG ATGCGAATGGAGATGGTGTTTTAGATGAGCAGGAACTAGAGGCCCTCTTTGCCAAAGAG CTGGAGAAGGTCTACGACCCAAAGAATGAGGAGGATGATATgatggagatggaggaagagaggctgAGGATGAGGGAGCATGTCATGAAGAAC GTGGACATCAATCAAGATCGACTCGTCAGCCTGGAAGAGTTCCTTAAATCAACAGACAAGAAAGAGTTCAACAACCCTAAAGAATGGGAT aCTTTAGATGACACCAAGCCGGTGTTTACAGAGGCTGAGCTCCAGCGGTTTGAGGCGGAACTGCACACCAAGGAGGAGGAGCTGGGTAGGAGGGCGGAGTCTCTTCGTCAGGAGCAGGATCTGCTGAAGGAGAGGGGCAAGGCCCTGGAGGCCCAGAGACGAGAGTACCAACAG GCAGTGCTAGAGATGTCtcagaggaaggagaaacaggcaGTGGAGGGGCAGCCTCCTACGGGTCCTAACGGAGAACTACAGTTCCACCAAGAGATGCAGAAACTGGAAGATCAAG GTGCTAAAGCTCCTGTTGAACAAGAAGTCCAAGAGGCCCAGAATAACCTGCCTGcagaaccaccacagaacctgCCCATACACACCTAA